From the genome of Scytonema hofmannii PCC 7110, one region includes:
- a CDS encoding helix-turn-helix transcriptional regulator: MRADRLLSILMLLQIHNRLTARDLAERLEVSERTIHRDMEALSSAGVPVVAERGQGGGWSLLDNYQTTLTGLNLGEIQALFLPKPGHLLADLGWTQTFEAALLKLLAALPSANRQQAEAVSQRIHLDPTGWHRWEEEMSAFPILQTAIWQERQIHLSYERGDGKMVERLVNPLGLVAKGSVWYLVAAVDEEVRSYRISRVRRATISSCPCARPANFNLAEYWQRSTVEFQTNLPQYRVKVRIDPEVMPRLRYAGYFARIEQIDSPDADGWIPVSIRFDLEAEACAYVLGFGTQMEVIEPPQLRDRILEHARAAIAFHTHSPSVDS; encoded by the coding sequence ATGCGTGCTGATCGCCTCCTCTCCATCCTGATGCTGTTGCAAATTCATAACCGTCTGACAGCACGGGATTTAGCAGAACGATTAGAAGTCTCCGAACGCACTATTCACCGAGACATGGAAGCGCTCAGCAGTGCTGGGGTGCCAGTAGTGGCAGAACGGGGTCAAGGCGGCGGTTGGAGTTTGCTCGACAACTACCAAACGACACTGACTGGATTGAACCTTGGAGAGATTCAAGCACTGTTTTTGCCCAAGCCCGGTCACTTATTAGCTGATTTAGGCTGGACTCAGACATTTGAGGCAGCTCTGCTTAAACTTTTAGCAGCTCTACCCTCTGCCAATCGTCAGCAAGCAGAAGCCGTTAGCCAACGCATTCATCTCGATCCAACAGGCTGGCATCGGTGGGAAGAAGAAATGTCAGCGTTTCCGATTCTCCAAACAGCAATCTGGCAGGAACGACAAATACATCTAAGCTACGAGCGTGGCGATGGCAAGATGGTAGAGCGATTGGTCAATCCTTTGGGGCTGGTTGCCAAAGGTAGCGTCTGGTATTTGGTTGCAGCAGTAGACGAGGAGGTGCGTTCCTATCGGATCTCACGAGTGCGCCGTGCCACGATTTCGTCTTGCCCTTGCGCTCGTCCGGCTAATTTTAACTTAGCCGAGTATTGGCAGCGATCGACGGTTGAGTTCCAAACCAATCTGCCTCAATATAGAGTTAAAGTACGCATTGACCCAGAGGTTATGCCTCGGTTGCGATATGCTGGGTACTTTGCACGTATAGAGCAGATCGACTCTCCGGATGCTGATGGCTGGATTCCCGTCTCGATTCGCTTTGACTTGGAAGCAGAAGCTTGCGCCTACGTATTGGGGTTTGGCACGCAAATGGAGGTGATTGAACCACCTCAACTGCGCGATCGCATTTTGGAACACGCACGTGCAGCGATCGCATTCCACACCCATTCTCCTTCAGTTGACTCCTGA
- a CDS encoding GumC family protein, with protein MNKLVTISTKHWKSLIAFNVLVVLATAVAVSNAKPVWIAKTQLILPKTTSNLDANLGTLGSLRNGDSAFSSEVNPLNVQASILTSDTLLEKVLASDPERGKFNSISRYRQLFKVTPQEQSTIMLLTVSGSSPKLANQRAIAITEAYQNRLNELRQANSRTRQKFSQIELEQAKLKLAQAQSKLTIFKQSSGLINNEDQAKGIVDSISTLTTVRAQVLATAEASENRAKALSIRLSLTPNEAIRSLGLGENKEYQFVRQQLSEVEASLRQKQAIFTDVHPEVKTLLAQRESLQRKIQEHIRQTSAGTKVDTTVATDSQGRAALIQQQVLAESEATAQRRQAQQLNNQITQLQTTLKSFPVNQARLVELQRQVDVTEGVYKGLIAQIQQSNIDAFDAYPNIQVLDAPQVDPKPVSPKFLLMAVNALLASIIGSIALVLFLESRNPLLNLKDLQGQKFAIVQSIPRIKHSDPKIEMTSVSEVEFQRLASAISLQPLNNRRLLVTSATQGEGKTTVAIGLAYGLVDLGFRVLLVDGDFRSAELSRSLGYAEDSTIEQLQRSIQPNLDLLPTLPKRGKIVETIKRGRFEQALTACEARGNYDYVIVDSAPVSLTSETALMATLISNVLFVVRPDSSYKNSVNESFAQLSQHNVEILGLVVNAVESKKKPYSYHSDSSLVNT; from the coding sequence ATGAACAAATTAGTTACCATTTCAACTAAACACTGGAAATCTTTAATAGCTTTTAATGTTCTTGTGGTATTGGCTACAGCAGTAGCAGTGTCTAATGCAAAACCAGTTTGGATAGCTAAAACACAGCTAATTCTGCCAAAAACAACAAGTAATCTTGATGCCAATTTAGGAACTCTTGGTTCTCTAAGAAATGGAGATTCTGCATTTTCTTCTGAAGTCAATCCTCTCAACGTACAAGCATCGATTTTAACGAGCGATACGTTGTTAGAGAAAGTTTTAGCTTCTGACCCTGAAAGGGGCAAATTTAATAGTATTTCTAGATATAGGCAGTTATTTAAAGTCACACCTCAGGAGCAGTCTACTATTATGTTGCTGACTGTAAGTGGTTCCAGTCCAAAATTAGCCAATCAAAGAGCGATCGCTATAACAGAAGCGTATCAAAATCGCCTTAATGAATTGCGACAAGCGAATAGTCGAACGCGGCAAAAATTCAGTCAAATAGAACTAGAACAAGCAAAGTTAAAGTTAGCTCAAGCGCAAAGTAAGCTAACAATTTTTAAGCAGTCTAGTGGTTTAATTAATAATGAAGACCAAGCTAAAGGAATTGTGGATTCAATTAGTACTCTAACAACTGTGAGAGCACAAGTGTTAGCTACGGCTGAGGCAAGTGAAAATCGAGCAAAAGCTTTATCAATCCGTTTGAGCCTAACACCAAATGAAGCAATTCGCTCTTTAGGTTTAGGTGAAAATAAAGAATATCAATTTGTCCGACAACAATTGTCTGAAGTAGAAGCGTCTTTACGTCAAAAACAAGCTATTTTTACTGACGTACATCCAGAAGTGAAAACTTTGCTTGCACAACGGGAATCATTGCAGCGAAAAATTCAAGAACATATAAGACAAACATCTGCAGGTACAAAAGTAGATACTACGGTGGCGACTGATTCACAAGGTCGCGCTGCTTTAATCCAACAACAGGTTCTTGCTGAAAGCGAAGCTACAGCACAACGGCGACAAGCACAACAACTTAACAATCAAATTACCCAGCTTCAAACAACCTTAAAGTCTTTCCCAGTAAATCAGGCTAGGCTGGTAGAACTACAACGGCAAGTGGATGTTACTGAAGGTGTGTATAAAGGCTTAATTGCCCAGATACAACAAAGTAACATTGACGCTTTTGATGCTTACCCAAATATACAGGTTCTTGATGCGCCACAAGTCGATCCTAAACCTGTCAGTCCAAAGTTTCTCTTAATGGCAGTCAATGCTTTGCTAGCATCTATTATCGGTAGCATAGCTTTGGTATTATTCCTGGAAAGCCGCAACCCTCTGTTAAATCTCAAAGATTTACAAGGTCAAAAATTTGCGATCGTGCAAAGTATTCCTCGGATCAAGCATTCAGATCCGAAAATTGAAATGACTTCTGTTTCAGAAGTTGAATTTCAACGCCTTGCTTCTGCTATCAGCTTACAACCTCTCAATAATCGTAGATTATTAGTCACAAGCGCTACTCAAGGAGAAGGGAAAACAACAGTTGCCATAGGGTTAGCTTACGGTTTAGTAGATTTAGGCTTTCGAGTGCTGCTAGTGGATGGGGATTTTCGGAGTGCAGAACTCAGCCGCAGTTTGGGTTACGCCGAAGATTCCACAATAGAGCAATTGCAAAGATCGATACAACCAAACCTGGATTTACTGCCAACTTTACCCAAACGAGGCAAAATTGTAGAAACTATCAAACGAGGACGCTTTGAACAAGCATTAACAGCTTGTGAGGCTAGAGGAAATTACGATTACGTTATCGTTGACAGTGCGCCCGTTAGTCTAACGAGTGAAACAGCTTTGATGGCTACTCTTATTTCCAACGTTCTGTTTGTTGTCCGTCCCGATAGCAGCTACAAAAACTCTGTAAATGAAAGCTTTGCACAACTCTCTCAACATAATGTTGAAATTTTAGGTTTAGTTGTGAATGCAGTGGAAAGTAAGAAGAAGCCTTACTCTTATCACTCTGATTCTTCCTTAGTGAACACGTAA
- a CDS encoding oligosaccharide flippase family protein yields the protein MNLSSVIKNGFWATYGAIATRMLSLFSNLMLARLLLPSEFGVIGIAYIFWAFVNLFVSQDSAGSFLVYKGIEDKRYVNTAYTLGLSIGLVLALGMVAASPAIASFFGEPNLVGILIGFAFNLILASVQSIYIGIMTRRMLYRELANANLIASMVRVFSTAFCAFVGLSYWSFVIGDTAFWLTLCVLTQRHVKHKFQLQIDPDIRGEVLSYCLGGTGSSLGFYFNANCDNFIIAKLLGNTNLGFYNFAYQLTMALNSILNQAFSQVGMSTFAQLPSDRHQENALLKVVEQIGFLTAPIYALFFLVIDQHTISLIFGTKWIASSSVIPWLLIFAYFRLINVALFFMLSAKGKPGLNAKINLQIAPIAILSFIIGACYGGIIGVSIAVALVLGIFWTLYSWWIGCRAMDWQLKQFLIPCFLPSAIALLAIVFSLSAPALFQPFVFLVSYGILVRFVAHKQFLTYQGFASKLVQRLNKRRSER from the coding sequence ATGAACCTTTCTTCAGTTATCAAAAATGGGTTTTGGGCAACATACGGAGCGATCGCAACACGTATGCTATCCTTGTTCAGCAACCTCATGCTAGCAAGACTGTTACTCCCGTCTGAATTTGGCGTAATTGGCATTGCCTACATTTTTTGGGCTTTTGTAAATCTGTTTGTTTCTCAAGATTCAGCAGGATCGTTTCTTGTCTATAAAGGTATTGAAGACAAGCGTTATGTTAATACAGCTTACACCCTTGGTTTAAGCATTGGGTTAGTTTTGGCTTTGGGAATGGTTGCAGCATCCCCCGCGATCGCTAGTTTTTTCGGCGAGCCAAACTTGGTTGGGATACTCATTGGGTTTGCATTTAACTTGATATTAGCTTCTGTTCAGTCAATTTACATAGGTATCATGACTAGAAGAATGCTGTATCGAGAACTCGCCAACGCAAACTTAATAGCTTCAATGGTTCGGGTCTTCTCTACAGCCTTTTGTGCATTCGTTGGTTTGAGTTACTGGTCATTTGTTATTGGAGATACGGCTTTTTGGTTGACGCTATGCGTTCTAACTCAACGTCATGTCAAGCATAAATTTCAATTACAGATCGATCCAGACATCAGAGGAGAGGTCTTGTCTTACTGTCTTGGAGGTACAGGCTCTAGCTTAGGTTTTTATTTCAATGCTAACTGTGACAACTTCATCATTGCTAAACTTTTAGGGAATACTAATTTAGGCTTTTACAACTTTGCTTACCAATTGACGATGGCGCTCAACTCAATACTCAATCAAGCATTTAGTCAAGTTGGTATGTCAACCTTTGCTCAATTACCTAGCGATCGCCATCAAGAAAACGCTCTACTGAAAGTTGTTGAACAAATCGGTTTCCTTACTGCTCCTATTTATGCCTTATTCTTTTTAGTCATTGACCAGCATACAATTTCTCTGATATTTGGAACTAAATGGATTGCTTCTTCTTCTGTCATTCCTTGGTTACTCATTTTTGCCTACTTTCGTCTCATTAACGTTGCTCTGTTCTTTATGCTATCTGCAAAAGGCAAACCAGGGCTTAATGCTAAAATTAACCTTCAAATAGCACCAATAGCCATTTTGAGTTTTATAATTGGTGCTTGTTACGGAGGAATTATTGGGGTCAGTATCGCCGTTGCTCTGGTGTTAGGAATTTTTTGGACTCTCTACAGTTGGTGGATAGGTTGTAGAGCTATGGACTGGCAATTGAAGCAGTTTTTAATTCCTTGCTTTTTACCAAGTGCGATCGCATTATTAGCTATTGTGTTTTCTTTAAGCGCTCCCGCACTTTTCCAGCCATTTGTCTTTCTTGTCAGTTATGGTATTTTGGTAAGATTTGTGGCTCACAAACAGTTTTTAACTTATCAAGGTTTTGCTAGTAAGCTTGTTCAACGATTAAATAAAAGACGGAGCGAGCGATAA
- a CDS encoding O-antigen ligase family protein, with product MFNLSSSKPKPLQTNFKLDNLSFAERVLYWTIVLTPIWWLLGLQTLLYPTVATILLATNFELDKLIKRSMPLCNWAWLGMVLVALWTSIQGLSQINFEVMKTAATLVTLFKGYFLIFSCLTLPFWHRIRVQVVTRAVAWMAACFLITLGIQLLILIAVGPQLPFLPPLARVIPGDKMSLMVGFAIIQPFFGIPLARTGLYTPDPPILGVCALMSFLVSYSETDRRLRKFAIAGSLATLIISQSRLAWICFPLSFLIMNGFRSGLVRQSSLWATSFISFICGLVGMTLTELLTKPLETFNSARADSSKDREYVIEATIEAWKESPWIGWGIVERTVTWGNGAFELPLGTFSSYSQVLYLHGTIGFIFFIAALALTLWSFWQPALQGNKICSLAFASLVVLYILCQATTLTWMTVYFWYFFIWLGAILAETQHNSLSSWEQLSKKYSIDISRKDVRAQCLAPLPRLSGNA from the coding sequence ATGTTTAATCTTTCTTCTAGCAAACCAAAGCCCCTACAGACCAATTTCAAATTAGATAACCTGTCATTTGCAGAACGGGTACTGTATTGGACTATTGTACTCACACCTATTTGGTGGTTGTTAGGCTTGCAGACTCTTTTATACCCAACAGTTGCAACTATATTGTTAGCAACTAATTTTGAACTAGATAAACTGATTAAACGCTCAATGCCTTTGTGTAACTGGGCTTGGTTAGGTATGGTCTTGGTAGCACTTTGGACTAGTATCCAGGGTCTATCCCAGATAAACTTTGAGGTCATGAAGACTGCTGCTACCTTAGTCACCCTGTTTAAAGGCTACTTTCTGATCTTTAGTTGTCTTACATTACCCTTTTGGCATCGAATTAGAGTACAGGTGGTGACACGGGCTGTAGCTTGGATGGCAGCTTGTTTCTTAATAACTCTTGGCATTCAACTGCTCATATTGATTGCTGTAGGTCCACAACTTCCTTTTTTGCCACCGTTAGCGCGTGTCATTCCTGGTGACAAAATGAGCTTAATGGTTGGGTTTGCTATTATTCAGCCTTTCTTCGGCATCCCGTTAGCAAGAACAGGGCTTTATACTCCAGACCCTCCTATTTTGGGGGTTTGTGCTCTTATGAGTTTTTTAGTTTCCTACAGTGAAACAGACCGTCGCTTGCGGAAATTTGCGATCGCAGGGTCTTTAGCAACGCTCATCATATCCCAGAGTCGTTTGGCGTGGATTTGCTTTCCTCTATCATTTCTGATTATGAACGGCTTCCGAAGTGGGTTGGTTCGGCAAAGTTCTTTGTGGGCGACATCATTTATTTCTTTTATCTGCGGTCTTGTAGGGATGACCTTAACTGAATTACTGACTAAACCACTGGAAACTTTCAATAGCGCTCGTGCTGATTCATCAAAAGATCGTGAGTATGTTATCGAAGCTACAATAGAGGCTTGGAAAGAGTCCCCTTGGATAGGATGGGGAATTGTTGAAAGGACGGTGACCTGGGGAAATGGAGCCTTTGAACTTCCTCTAGGGACTTTTTCATCTTACTCGCAAGTCTTGTATTTACACGGAACTATTGGTTTCATCTTCTTTATCGCTGCTTTAGCATTAACTTTGTGGAGCTTTTGGCAACCTGCTTTACAAGGTAATAAAATCTGTTCTTTAGCATTTGCTAGTTTAGTAGTTTTGTATATATTGTGCCAAGCAACAACATTGACTTGGATGACCGTTTATTTCTGGTACTTCTTTATTTGGCTGGGTGCAATTCTTGCAGAAACACAACATAATTCTTTGTCTTCATGGGAGCAATTATCAAAAAAATACTCAATAGACATCTCCAGAAAAGATGTAAGGGCGCAATGCCTTGCGCCCCTACCAAGACTTTCGGGTAATGCATAA
- a CDS encoding element excision factor XisI family protein, whose protein sequence is MVKAGVLKTNIVLAFHPPQVRTNTSFAVA, encoded by the coding sequence TTGGTAAAAGCAGGTGTTCTTAAAACTAATATTGTGCTAGCTTTTCATCCTCCTCAAGTGCGGACTAATACTAGTTTTGCCGTTGCTTAA
- a CDS encoding CPP1-like family protein, which yields MKKILILSANPTNTNRLRLDEEVREIQAALERARRRDQFEVITRWAVRPNDLRRALLDCNPQIVHFSGHGAGAQGLALEDDSGAIQLVSSQALTQLFKLCKGTIECVLLNACYSQEQAETILQHIDCVIGMKKEIGDRAAITFAIGFYDALGYGRSLKDAYQFGCNAIDLSNIPESLTPVLRMREREIRSSQIINWLPEFILSSIHLSSKKNILLSAGLFAIMILWGAGCYAPGEPFLRLGLGIGLSYYFLNLKRTRFVQIRNLILAAAIAGLILGLSYSLWITPPSSGGTPLINSQATQCPKTESVVTSIILFVFWLVTNFFGIVTFLQFYK from the coding sequence GTGAAAAAAATCCTGATTTTGTCAGCCAATCCCACAAATACAAATAGGTTACGTTTGGATGAGGAAGTGCGTGAAATCCAGGCAGCGCTAGAGCGGGCTAGAAGGAGAGACCAGTTTGAAGTCATTACACGCTGGGCAGTACGTCCAAACGATTTGCGACGTGCATTATTAGATTGTAACCCGCAGATTGTTCATTTTTCTGGACATGGAGCAGGCGCTCAAGGATTAGCTCTCGAAGACGACTCAGGGGCAATACAGCTTGTGAGTTCACAAGCGTTAACACAACTATTTAAGCTGTGCAAAGGTACAATTGAGTGTGTTTTACTGAATGCCTGCTATTCACAGGAGCAAGCTGAAACAATTCTTCAGCATATTGACTGTGTGATTGGCATGAAGAAGGAGATCGGAGATAGAGCCGCAATCACCTTTGCAATAGGATTTTACGACGCTCTGGGGTATGGAAGGTCGCTCAAGGATGCCTATCAATTTGGTTGTAATGCGATTGATTTAAGTAACATTCCAGAGTCACTGACACCAGTACTTAGAATGAGGGAGAGAGAAATACGAAGTAGTCAAATAATAAATTGGCTACCAGAATTTATCCTCTCATCTATTCACCTTTCTAGCAAGAAGAATATTTTACTTTCGGCTGGTTTGTTCGCAATAATGATACTTTGGGGTGCGGGTTGCTATGCCCCTGGAGAGCCATTCCTTCGATTAGGACTAGGTATTGGTTTAAGTTACTACTTTCTTAATCTCAAAAGAACACGTTTTGTGCAGATTAGAAACCTCATCCTAGCAGCCGCGATCGCAGGCTTGATATTAGGTCTGTCCTACAGTCTATGGATAACGCCACCATCTAGCGGCGGTACTCCTCTTATAAATTCACAAGCAACTCAATGTCCTAAGACAGAAAGTGTAGTGACCTCAATTATTCTTTTTGTCTTTTGGCTAGTGACTAATTTTTTTGGTATAGTTACATTCCTTCAGTTTTATAAATGA
- a CDS encoding acyltransferase: MKNLNLPFLKKLSQNYFELKRLFYQWRYPNVKIAKGVAIKGSLQVLGSVQVTIGSGCRLGKKVSIYGSGNVVIGKQVLLNGTYIGCETSISIGDECLISDCFLADSDYHNLEPEMRHYPAGPKASAPITIERNVWIGARATVMKGVHIGEDSVVGLGSVVRKSVPSSVVIVGNPQQIVKHFRKERELVASVMSGVN, from the coding sequence ATGAAAAACTTAAATCTTCCTTTTCTTAAAAAACTGTCCCAAAACTACTTTGAACTCAAGCGATTGTTTTACCAATGGCGATATCCAAATGTTAAAATTGCCAAAGGAGTTGCCATTAAAGGTTCTTTACAGGTGCTTGGAAGCGTTCAAGTGACTATCGGTTCTGGCTGCCGTTTGGGTAAAAAAGTCTCGATTTACGGTTCAGGAAACGTTGTCATTGGTAAGCAAGTGCTGCTTAATGGTACATATATAGGTTGTGAAACCTCGATTAGCATTGGCGATGAATGCTTGATTTCTGATTGTTTTTTAGCAGATAGTGATTATCACAATTTAGAACCTGAGATGCGTCACTATCCCGCAGGACCAAAAGCGTCGGCACCTATTACTATAGAACGCAATGTCTGGATAGGAGCCAGAGCTACGGTGATGAAAGGCGTACACATCGGTGAAGACAGTGTGGTAGGTTTAGGAAGCGTTGTTCGTAAATCTGTACCTTCCAGTGTTGTCATCGTCGGTAATCCCCAGCAAATCGTCAAGCATTTCCGTAAAGAACGGGAACTTGTTGCCTCCGTGATGTCAGGAGTCAACTGA
- a CDS encoding RNA-guided endonuclease InsQ/TnpB family protein gives MEQVLTIVCKLNPTSKQVEEIELVLKAFADACNYANEKVKPQVTSKTTIQNMVYNEIRSLFGLSANLAVRACARVGANRKTAKQKGKPVIAFKPTSVDYDARIFAFREKDLTVSLTLLNGREHIKIDVGNYQRGKLKGKKPTSAQLCKHRDGNYYIHIQIKDEPPTTIQFDNVIGVDFGRRDIAVTSNGDQWDGQQINKVRDKFSRVRASLQKKASKGTRSTRRRTRQILKRLSGKERRYQQWLNHNISKHIIENALTASAAVAIEDLTGIRERTNQKPRNKTERRRSNSWAFYQLRSFLEYKGIQAGVEVIAVPPAYTSQTCHCCMRIGIRSDKRFKCTNDACSWSGDADLNGAKNIAAIGAVFVNPPRGSNGLYCELSTDSSGLLKAHTVPQGQCG, from the coding sequence ATGGAACAAGTGCTGACAATTGTTTGTAAACTCAACCCCACGTCTAAACAGGTGGAAGAGATCGAATTGGTTCTTAAAGCTTTTGCGGATGCTTGCAACTACGCTAATGAAAAAGTTAAACCACAAGTAACCAGCAAAACGACCATTCAAAATATGGTATATAACGAGATTCGCTCTCTGTTTGGATTGAGTGCAAATTTGGCTGTGCGTGCTTGTGCCAGAGTCGGAGCTAATCGCAAGACTGCTAAACAGAAAGGTAAACCGGTTATTGCATTTAAGCCAACATCGGTCGATTACGATGCCAGAATTTTTGCATTCAGAGAGAAAGATTTGACGGTTAGCTTAACTTTGCTAAATGGGAGAGAACACATCAAAATCGATGTAGGGAACTATCAACGTGGTAAACTAAAAGGCAAAAAACCTACTTCTGCTCAATTATGCAAGCATCGTGATGGTAATTACTACATCCACATTCAAATCAAAGACGAACCTCCTACGACCATTCAATTTGATAACGTTATTGGTGTTGATTTTGGACGCCGTGATATTGCAGTAACTAGCAATGGCGATCAGTGGGACGGTCAACAAATTAATAAAGTTAGAGATAAGTTTTCCAGAGTGAGAGCGTCGCTCCAAAAGAAAGCCTCGAAAGGCACAAGGTCTACTCGTCGTAGGACGAGACAGATTTTGAAACGGCTGTCGGGGAAAGAGAGACGTTATCAACAATGGCTTAACCACAACATTAGCAAGCATATTATTGAGAACGCATTGACAGCGAGTGCAGCAGTGGCAATTGAAGATTTAACTGGCATACGGGAAAGAACCAACCAAAAACCCAGAAACAAAACCGAACGTAGACGTTCTAACTCTTGGGCTTTTTATCAGTTGCGTTCTTTTCTGGAGTACAAAGGTATTCAGGCGGGGGTAGAGGTGATCGCTGTACCTCCTGCTTATACGAGTCAGACTTGCCATTGCTGTATGCGTATTGGAATTCGTTCTGATAAACGCTTCAAATGTACCAATGACGCTTGTTCTTGGAGTGGTGATGCCGATCTAAATGGAGCAAAAAATATTGCTGCTATTGGGGCTGTTTTTGTAAACCCGCCCAGAGGCTCGAACGGTTTGTATTGTGAACTCAGTACAGACTCTTCAGGGCTACTAAAAGCCCACACTGTACCGCAAGGTCAGTGTGGGTAG
- a CDS encoding glycosyltransferase, whose product MKKQPLVSILINNYNYDMFLSEAIESSLNQTYPNIEVIIVDDGSTDRSAEIINSYQDKVIPVLKANGGQASAFNAGFAIAKGEIIIFLDSDDVLLPDIVEKVVLAFQANQNVVKVQYRLQVIDVNSQPTGEIVPLSSCKMPNGDLKPQIFKFGSYTWPPTSGNAFKATMLRQLLPMPEDVYRISADRYLNNLSVMFGTVVSLDEIGGFYRVHGKNNFRTTKINLTKLRRQLIGAAKVHAKKRELARALYSLDISYVESRDLLHMMNRIIVLKLDRQNYPLTDSLLNLCWQGLIVSLVYCDYHWSRKLVLASWFVLMFLVPNSMAENITNQIFYPNTRGGFTRKLLATVKKFA is encoded by the coding sequence GTGAAAAAGCAACCTTTAGTTAGTATTTTAATCAATAATTACAACTACGATATGTTTTTATCAGAGGCTATTGAAAGTAGCTTGAACCAAACATATCCTAATATTGAAGTTATCATAGTAGATGATGGTTCTACAGATAGATCGGCAGAAATTATTAACAGCTATCAAGATAAAGTCATTCCTGTTTTAAAAGCGAATGGTGGACAAGCCTCAGCTTTTAATGCAGGGTTTGCGATCGCCAAGGGAGAAATCATTATTTTTCTAGATAGTGATGATGTACTCTTACCTGATATTGTTGAGAAGGTGGTATTAGCTTTTCAAGCAAACCAAAATGTTGTCAAGGTTCAATACAGGTTACAAGTCATTGATGTCAACAGCCAACCTACGGGAGAAATCGTACCATTAAGTAGTTGCAAAATGCCTAATGGAGATTTAAAACCACAAATATTTAAATTTGGGAGTTATACTTGGCCCCCAACAAGTGGAAATGCATTTAAAGCAACTATGCTTCGACAACTGTTACCTATGCCAGAAGATGTGTACCGCATATCTGCTGACCGTTATTTAAATAACTTAAGTGTTATGTTTGGCACAGTCGTCTCGTTAGATGAAATAGGTGGATTTTATAGAGTCCATGGCAAAAATAATTTTCGCACTACCAAGATTAATTTAACTAAGCTCAGACGCCAACTTATTGGAGCCGCCAAAGTACATGCAAAAAAACGAGAATTGGCACGGGCTTTATATTCTCTTGATATTTCTTATGTAGAATCAAGGGATTTACTGCATATGATGAATCGAATCATAGTGTTGAAGTTAGATCGCCAGAACTATCCTCTGACAGATAGTTTATTAAATCTGTGTTGGCAAGGATTAATTGTTTCTTTAGTCTATTGTGATTATCATTGGTCGCGAAAATTAGTCTTAGCTTCGTGGTTTGTACTCATGTTCTTGGTTCCAAACTCGATGGCTGAGAATATTACAAATCAAATTTTCTATCCAAACACCAGAGGCGGTTTTACAAGAAAACTATTAGCCACTGTGAAAAAATTTGCATAA
- a CDS encoding SDR family oxidoreductase, protein MQPLKDKIALVAGATRGAGRGIAVELGAAGATVYVTGRTTSTHRSEYNRPETIEETANLVNQAGGQGIAVRVDHLDPVQVLALVTRIEGEQGRLDILVNDIWGAEYLAEWNTPVWKYSLDKGLRMLRLAIDTHIITSHFVLPLLIKSPGSLVVEITDGTAEYNSTRYRFSLFYDLAKTSVIRMAWAIAQELEPYNCTAVALTPGWMRSEIMLEHFGVSEANWRDAIAKDPHFIISETPRYIGRAIAHLAGDSEVARWNGQSLSSGQLAQIYGFTDLDGSQPDAFRYMQEVQEVGKPPDATGYR, encoded by the coding sequence ATGCAGCCATTAAAGGATAAGATTGCACTCGTTGCTGGAGCGACTCGCGGAGCAGGGCGCGGTATTGCAGTTGAACTGGGTGCGGCTGGAGCAACGGTTTATGTCACTGGACGCACCACAAGTACTCACCGCTCGGAATACAACCGTCCTGAAACGATTGAAGAAACCGCAAATCTGGTGAATCAAGCAGGTGGACAGGGAATCGCCGTTCGAGTCGATCATTTAGATCCCGTGCAAGTGCTAGCACTAGTAACTCGTATCGAAGGCGAGCAAGGTCGTTTGGATATTCTGGTTAACGATATTTGGGGGGCGGAATACTTGGCAGAGTGGAACACTCCTGTGTGGAAGTACTCTTTGGACAAAGGACTACGGATGTTAAGGTTGGCTATTGACACTCACATTATTACCAGTCACTTTGTACTGCCGCTTTTAATCAAAAGTCCAGGATCTTTAGTGGTGGAAATTACGGATGGTACGGCTGAATACAACAGCACTCGTTATCGATTTTCACTCTTTTATGACCTTGCCAAAACTTCTGTAATACGTATGGCATGGGCGATCGCTCAAGAGCTTGAACCTTATAACTGCACCGCTGTGGCTTTGACTCCAGGCTGGATGAGATCTGAGATTATGCTGGAGCATTTTGGAGTGAGTGAAGCAAATTGGCGGGATGCGATCGCAAAAGATCCGCACTTCATCATTTCTGAAACACCGCGTTACATCGGGCGTGCGATCGCTCATCTGGCTGGCGATTCGGAGGTAGCTAGATGGAATGGTCAGTCTCTTTCTAGCGGTCAACTAGCACAAATCTATGGCTTTACGGATCTCGACGGCTCTCAGCCCGATGCTTTTCGTTATATGCAGGAAGTACAGGAGGTTGGCAAACCTCCTGATGCTACAGGATATAGATAA